The Lysobacter luteus genome contains the following window.
GACGACCTGCCGCTGATGGAGTGGCTGCAGGGGCACATCTGGCCGGTGGAAGCGGCCGTGATCGGGCCTGAGTTCGTCAGCGACGGCGTGACCCTGGCGATCGCCGAGATGCTGCGCGGTGGCACCACCTGCGCCAACGAGAACTACTTCTTCCCCGACGCGCAGGCGGCGACCTACAAGCGCCACGGCTTCCGCGCCGTTGTCGGACTTCCGGTCATCGACTTCCCGACCGCGTGGGCCAGTACCGACGACGAGTACTTCGACCGTGCCTGCGAAGTCCACGACCAGTGGCGCAACGACCCGCTGGTGACGATGGCCTTCGTGCCGCATGCGCCGTACACGGTGTCGGATGCGAGCTTCGAACGCATCCGCATGCTCGCCGACCAGCTGGACCTGCCGGTCCACCTGCATACCCACGAGACCGCCCACGAGGTCGAGGAATCGCGCGAAAAGTACGGCCAGCGTCCGCTTGCGCGCCTGGACCGGCTCGGACTCGTGAACGACCGCCTGATGGCGGTGCACATGACCGCGTTGACCGACGCCGAGATCGATCTGTGCGCCCGGCGCGGCGTCAGCGTCGTGCACTGTCCAGAGTCCAACCTCAAGCTGGCGTCGGGGTTCTGCCCGGTCGGCCGGCTTGAGCAGGCCGGCGTCAATATCGCGATCGGGACCGACGGCGCCGCCAGTAACAACGACCTCGACATGTTCGGCGAGATGCGCACCGCCGCCCAGCTGGCCAAGGCCGTTGCGGGCGACGCGGCGGCCTTCAGCGCCGCCAGCGCCTTGCGCGCGGCGACCCTGGGCGGTGCCCGGGCGATGGGCCTGGAGCGGTCGATCGGTTCGATCGAGCCGGGCAAGCAGGCGGACCTGGCCTGTGTCGACCTCGGACAGCTCGAGAGCCAGCCGCTGTTCCACGTGGTCTCGCAACTGGTGTATGCCACCGGCCGCCACCAGGTGACCGACGTCTGGATTGGCGGGCGGGCGAAGCTGAGTGACCGCCAGCTGGTCGACCTGGACATCGAACAGCTGATCGCCAACGCGCGGCAGTGGCGCGACCGTATCGCCGCGGTCCGCGCCTGACGCCACGCTTCCTCCCGTACCGCATCCCGAAGCAGGGGAATCAGCATGACCGCAGCACCGTTCGCCAACCAGAACTTCAGCCAGGCCGAGCTCGACAAGTTCGGTGCGCTGGCGCAGCGGTGGTGGGACCCGGAGGGGCCGCAGAAGGCGCTCCACGCGATGAATCCGGTCCGATTGGCCTACGTTACCGGTCGGACCACGCTGCGCGACGCACGCGTGCTTGACGTCGGCTGCGGCGGCGGGCTGCTGAGCGAGGCGCTTGCAGGCGAGGGCGCCGTGGTGACCGCGATCGACCTGTCGCCGGAGCTGCTGAAGGTCGCGCGGCTGCACGGGCTCGAAACCGGGGTGTCGGTGGATTACCGCCAGCAGCCGGTCGAAGCGCTGGCCACGGAAGCCCCGGGATCGTTCGACGCGGTCACCTGCATGGAAATGCTCGAGCACGTGCCCGACCCGGCGGCGATCATCCGCGCCTGCGCCGAACTGCTCCGGCCGGGCGGTCGGTTGTACCTGTCGACGCTCAACCGCACCCCGGCGGCGTTCGCGCTGGCGATCGTCGGCGCCGAGTACATCGCCCGCCTGCTGCCGAAGGGCACGCATCGCTATCGCGATTTCATCCGCCCGTCGGAGTTGGCCGGCTGGCTGCGTGACGCCGGGCTGCAGCTCGAGGACGTCAGCGGCCTGATGTACGAGCCCTGGCGCAACAGCGCGCGGCTGATCCCGCGCGCCGACGTGAACTACCTGGCCTGCGCCCGCAAGCCCGAGTGATCCCCCTCCATGACCGACCGATTCCCCGGCGCGGTGCTGTTCGACCTCGACGGCACCCTGCTCGACAGCGCCCCCGACATGCTCGCGGCCGTGAACACGATGCGCGCGGCGCGCGGAATTGCGCCGATGCTCCTGTCCGAACTGCGCCCCCATGTGTCCAAGGGGTCGCGGGCGATGGTGCAGGCCGCGTTCCCGGACCTCGACCCCGCGGCGTGGGAAGGCTGGATCCCCGAGTTCCTCGATGTCTACCAGAGTGAGCTGGGGCGGCACTGCGGCCCGTTCGATGGCATCGAAACCATGCTCGGCCGGCTGGAACAGGCCGGCTGCGTGTGGGGCATCGTGACCAACAAACCCGAGTACCTGGCCGCGCCCCTGCTGCCCATGCTGGGATGGCAGGACCGCTGCAGGGTGCTGATCGGCGGCGACAGCCTGCCGGCGCGCAAGCCCGACCCGCTGCCGCTGCGCGTCGCGGCCGAGCGGATCGGATTCGCCCCCGCGCAGTGCATCTATGTCGGCGACGACGAGCGCGACATCGTCGCCGCGCGCGCCGCCGGGATGCCGTCGGTGGTCGCACTATGGGGCTACCGCCTGTCGGAGGACGATCCGTTCGCCTGGCAGGGCGATGTCCTCGTCGACCGCCCGCACGATCTATGCAACGCCATGGCCTGGCCTCGCTGCCATGTCTGAGTCCGGGGCCGTGCCGATCGATGTGCGCGAGGAACCCGGCGCC
Protein-coding sequences here:
- a CDS encoding TRZ/ATZ family hydrolase; protein product: MAPSNPQPCDLLIEAGWVVPVEPHGAVLDDHAVAVTDGVIVAVLPTAEARARFQPARTVSRPQSALIPGLVNAHTHNPMSLLRGVADDLPLMEWLQGHIWPVEAAVIGPEFVSDGVTLAIAEMLRGGTTCANENYFFPDAQAATYKRHGFRAVVGLPVIDFPTAWASTDDEYFDRACEVHDQWRNDPLVTMAFVPHAPYTVSDASFERIRMLADQLDLPVHLHTHETAHEVEESREKYGQRPLARLDRLGLVNDRLMAVHMTALTDAEIDLCARRGVSVVHCPESNLKLASGFCPVGRLEQAGVNIAIGTDGAASNNDLDMFGEMRTAAQLAKAVAGDAAAFSAASALRAATLGGARAMGLERSIGSIEPGKQADLACVDLGQLESQPLFHVVSQLVYATGRHQVTDVWIGGRAKLSDRQLVDLDIEQLIANARQWRDRIAAVRA
- the ubiG gene encoding bifunctional 2-polyprenyl-6-hydroxyphenol methylase/3-demethylubiquinol 3-O-methyltransferase UbiG, with protein sequence MTAAPFANQNFSQAELDKFGALAQRWWDPEGPQKALHAMNPVRLAYVTGRTTLRDARVLDVGCGGGLLSEALAGEGAVVTAIDLSPELLKVARLHGLETGVSVDYRQQPVEALATEAPGSFDAVTCMEMLEHVPDPAAIIRACAELLRPGGRLYLSTLNRTPAAFALAIVGAEYIARLLPKGTHRYRDFIRPSELAGWLRDAGLQLEDVSGLMYEPWRNSARLIPRADVNYLACARKPE
- a CDS encoding phosphoglycolate phosphatase, which produces MTDRFPGAVLFDLDGTLLDSAPDMLAAVNTMRAARGIAPMLLSELRPHVSKGSRAMVQAAFPDLDPAAWEGWIPEFLDVYQSELGRHCGPFDGIETMLGRLEQAGCVWGIVTNKPEYLAAPLLPMLGWQDRCRVLIGGDSLPARKPDPLPLRVAAERIGFAPAQCIYVGDDERDIVAARAAGMPSVVALWGYRLSEDDPFAWQGDVLVDRPHDLCNAMAWPRCHV